The Planococcus liqunii genome includes a region encoding these proteins:
- a CDS encoding cell division ATP-binding protein FtsE: MIQMSKVTKRYGSDVVLQNADFHLETGDFAVLQGLSGSGKSSLLKLLYRETEADEGDIRFRQIPISQILKHVLRREIGVVFQAYRLIEQKTVFENIILAGRAVGTPMEEIEREAMRLLERVGLADKKTAFPNSLSGGQQQRVAIARALLNKPGLLLADEPTGNLDKETAADILQLLKELHEEENMTMLIVTHDELLLKQQHAKIWTIEDGRLHEQAFS, translated from the coding sequence ATGATCCAAATGTCGAAAGTCACGAAACGCTATGGCAGTGATGTTGTATTGCAAAACGCTGACTTCCATCTGGAGACAGGGGATTTTGCTGTTTTGCAAGGCCTTTCCGGATCGGGGAAGAGCAGCTTGCTGAAACTGCTTTACCGGGAAACGGAAGCGGATGAAGGGGATATCCGCTTTCGCCAAATACCGATTAGCCAAATTTTAAAGCATGTGTTAAGGCGGGAAATTGGTGTCGTGTTTCAGGCGTATCGCTTGATTGAACAAAAGACCGTCTTCGAAAATATCATACTGGCCGGCAGAGCGGTCGGCACACCGATGGAAGAAATTGAACGGGAAGCGATGCGGCTGCTTGAACGTGTAGGTCTGGCCGATAAGAAAACTGCTTTTCCAAACTCTTTATCCGGTGGACAGCAGCAGCGGGTGGCCATTGCACGCGCTTTGCTCAACAAGCCCGGTCTATTGCTGGCCGATGAACCGACCGGCAACCTCGACAAAGAAACGGCGGCGGATATTCTGCAGTTGCTGAAAGAGCTGCATGAAGAAGAAAACATGACGATGCTCATTGTGACACACGACGAACTGCTGCTGAAGCAACAGCATGCAAAAATTTGGACAATAGAGGATGGCAGGCTTCATGAACAGGCATTTAGTTGA
- a CDS encoding ECF transporter S component, with protein MLKSWKLKEVVLMSLFAIVFGIVYLLFVHLSNIWAGIIGPIAYEWLFGIWFIVSIICMNIIRKPGAAVLSESMAAAIEVLLGNAVGPRLLLSGIVQGLGAEAAFAVTGYKHFNLAVFMLAGAGSAVFSFVYGYFISGYAALDPSFVALMFTLRVLSGMVIAGIGGKYISDALLATGSLRGYAIARAEKGDAGA; from the coding sequence ATGCTTAAATCGTGGAAGCTGAAAGAAGTTGTATTGATGTCGCTGTTTGCCATCGTGTTTGGCATCGTTTATTTGCTGTTTGTCCATCTTTCGAATATCTGGGCCGGCATTATCGGACCGATTGCCTATGAATGGCTGTTCGGCATCTGGTTTATCGTATCGATCATTTGCATGAACATCATCCGGAAACCGGGAGCTGCCGTACTGTCGGAATCGATGGCGGCGGCAATTGAAGTGCTGCTCGGCAATGCAGTTGGTCCGCGCCTGCTGTTGTCCGGCATTGTCCAGGGACTCGGAGCGGAAGCGGCGTTTGCAGTGACCGGATACAAGCATTTCAATCTGGCGGTGTTTATGCTTGCCGGAGCCGGATCTGCTGTATTCAGTTTTGTGTACGGCTATTTCATCTCCGGCTACGCAGCGCTTGATCCCTCATTTGTGGCCTTGATGTTTACGTTGCGTGTCTTAAGCGGCATGGTCATCGCCGGCATCGGCGGTAAGTACATTTCAGACGCCCTGCTTGCAACCGGTTCGCTTCGAGGCTATGCCATTGCCCGCGCAGAAAAAGGTGATGCCGGTGCATGA
- a CDS encoding phosphate starvation-inducible protein PhoH: MTTDFLVLDAGTIFARTRSQGVADQPDFEFLDIYSLGEADLSPYKCLVVTGFSDQDYLYDMRHIIREFLDDRKVVIYCGNLVTDWLPGGKPFIAKDIKRFSDYRVKKVSDHPIFRGVEEDDMTLKKGVAGFFARGHHPVPEGGEVLLTLNEGEPITYIDRSSTNGTILAHVGFDLFGYMQTDEKKSTDCISMQLRNWVLEEYEALQKGLVAS, from the coding sequence ATGACAACAGATTTTTTAGTACTGGACGCCGGTACGATTTTTGCGCGGACCCGTTCACAGGGGGTTGCCGATCAGCCGGATTTTGAATTTCTTGATATTTATTCACTAGGGGAAGCGGATTTGTCACCCTATAAATGCCTTGTGGTGACGGGTTTTTCTGATCAGGATTACTTATATGACATGAGGCACATCATCCGGGAATTCCTGGACGACCGGAAAGTGGTCATATATTGCGGCAACTTGGTAACGGATTGGCTGCCGGGCGGAAAGCCGTTTATCGCAAAAGACATCAAGCGTTTTTCCGATTACCGGGTTAAAAAAGTGAGCGACCATCCGATTTTCCGAGGTGTGGAGGAAGACGATATGACCTTGAAAAAAGGCGTCGCCGGATTTTTTGCGCGCGGCCACCATCCCGTTCCGGAAGGCGGCGAAGTGCTCTTAACATTAAATGAAGGCGAACCGATTACGTATATCGACCGCAGCAGCACGAACGGAACGATCCTTGCGCATGTCGGGTTTGATTTGTTCGGCTATATGCAAACCGATGAGAAAAAGTCGACAGATTGCATCAGCATGCAGCTGCGCAATTGGGTGCTGGAAGAATACGAAGCCCTTCAGAAAGGATTGGTGGCGTCATGA
- a CDS encoding glycoside hydrolase family 32 protein, which yields MKNYWKWEFAMNTINWFERLNHTLETYQKDNHIDPHRLQYHLMPAVGLLNDPNGLIQYKGTYHVFFQWNPFGTVHGAKCWGHCTSQDLIYWQEHPPSLVPSEWYERDGCFSGSAVEVDGDMVLFYSGNVGHDNNILETYQCMAVSHNGFIFEKKGPVVLLPEGYTSHFRDPKVWKRDGVWYMVIGAQTFSQEGAVVLFASSDLKEWELKGTLAGNRLNGLIDFGYMWECPDFFELDGNDILIVSPQGLEAKESFYHNVFQSGYFVGKWKVGTTEFPHGEFIELDRGFDFYAPQTFQDQLGRRIMLGWMGITDEQESHQPTIEKGWVHALTIPREIELKNNRIIQKPVQELQKLREANGFQCKTSIEDETKTWPELAGTVSEIKACFHQNLADTVKIEIRKNLSIVYIQHMKRLTLERKRFIDGKIESRSCFLDKLEDLHIFLDTSSIELFVNGGEEVFTARFFAEANDVDVFITADGRVDATLEKWDLRNPKEL from the coding sequence TTGAAAAACTACTGGAAATGGGAGTTTGCCATGAATACTATAAACTGGTTTGAAAGGTTGAATCACACACTAGAAACTTACCAAAAAGACAACCACATTGATCCGCACCGGCTGCAATACCACTTAATGCCCGCGGTCGGTCTGCTGAATGACCCGAATGGACTCATCCAGTATAAAGGCACTTATCATGTGTTTTTCCAGTGGAATCCGTTTGGGACTGTACACGGAGCTAAATGCTGGGGACACTGCACATCCCAAGATCTCATCTATTGGCAAGAACACCCGCCATCACTCGTTCCGAGTGAGTGGTATGAAAGAGACGGATGTTTTTCCGGAAGTGCTGTTGAAGTTGATGGAGACATGGTGCTGTTCTACAGCGGGAACGTTGGACATGACAACAATATACTTGAAACATATCAATGTATGGCTGTTTCCCACAACGGGTTTATTTTTGAGAAAAAAGGCCCTGTGGTTCTGCTACCGGAAGGATACACGTCCCATTTCCGGGACCCGAAAGTTTGGAAACGAGATGGCGTCTGGTACATGGTTATAGGTGCGCAAACCTTTTCTCAAGAAGGTGCCGTTGTCCTGTTTGCTTCATCCGATTTGAAGGAATGGGAGTTAAAAGGAACGCTTGCTGGGAACCGGCTTAACGGATTGATTGATTTCGGCTATATGTGGGAGTGTCCCGATTTTTTTGAACTGGATGGAAACGACATTTTGATCGTGTCGCCTCAAGGATTGGAGGCAAAAGAAAGCTTTTACCACAATGTGTTCCAGTCAGGATACTTTGTAGGGAAATGGAAAGTCGGAACCACTGAGTTTCCACACGGCGAATTTATCGAACTGGACCGTGGGTTTGATTTCTATGCCCCCCAAACGTTTCAAGATCAGCTGGGGAGAAGAATCATGCTGGGCTGGATGGGAATTACAGACGAACAGGAATCCCACCAGCCAACCATTGAAAAAGGCTGGGTGCATGCCTTGACGATCCCCCGGGAAATCGAACTGAAAAACAACCGGATTATTCAAAAGCCGGTGCAAGAACTCCAAAAGCTGCGGGAGGCGAATGGGTTCCAGTGCAAAACAAGCATCGAAGATGAAACAAAAACTTGGCCAGAACTGGCCGGGACAGTCAGTGAAATCAAAGCCTGTTTCCACCAAAATCTCGCCGACACAGTAAAAATCGAAATCCGAAAAAACTTGTCAATCGTCTATATTCAGCATATGAAGCGCTTGACCTTAGAGAGAAAGCGGTTCATCGATGGCAAGATTGAAAGCCGCAGCTGCTTTTTGGATAAGCTTGAAGATCTTCATATCTTCCTCGACACCAGCTCGATTGAGTTGTTTGTCAATGGAGGAGAGGAAGTGTTTACGGCCCGGTTCTTTGCTGAAGCAAATGATGTAGATGTATTCATCACTGCAGATGGGCGGGTTGATGCAACGCTTGAAAAGTGGGATTTGCGCAATCCGAAAGAGTTGTAA
- a CDS encoding dipeptide/oligopeptide/nickel ABC transporter permease/ATP-binding protein: MRKSTKIIGMSGVAMAAAMILFAVFGPLLIPHDAYEQSGPSFQPPSAGHWLGTNDMGQDILAELAVGARTSLFIGIATAVIATFIGGMIGVFSGYFGGWFETLMMRFIDVVLTLPFLPLMLVIAVYIGPGAFTQILVITLVMWAGKARQIRAQTLSIKGAGPVLAAKSMGAGHFYLFKKHILPGVFPLFIPQFVGAVNAAILLESSLSFLGMSDPLMKSWGSILYYANNRSAFLTEAWMWWIIPPGICIVLVVLAFSFIGYYLEEKVNPRLRAYVPARKRPKQDIVVREDLLEKNMVLRIDGMTVKYPKKGRYTPVVSDVSLYVNEGEVMGIVGESGSGKTTVASAIIQQLKEPARMEVEGIYFEGKDLQRFSDEEIRQVRGNQIGYIAQAAMNALNPVISIEKQLAEAVGAHYKLPAAELSRRIDEALLQVGLELKWRRAFPHQLSGGMRQRVVIAMALINRPKFVIADEPTTGLDVMVQVEILELLQKLQRELNLSMIFISHDLPAVLKITDRLAVMKYGYIVDGGASLELAEHSTHPYTRRLIDSIPLLTEKKQEAVVGR, from the coding sequence ATGCGCAAATCAACAAAAATCATCGGAATGTCAGGAGTGGCAATGGCTGCTGCAATGATTTTGTTTGCGGTTTTTGGTCCATTGCTGATTCCCCATGACGCCTATGAACAAAGCGGGCCTTCATTCCAACCGCCAAGTGCCGGGCACTGGCTCGGAACCAATGATATGGGACAGGATATCCTGGCTGAGCTGGCAGTCGGCGCCCGTACTTCGTTGTTCATCGGCATTGCAACTGCTGTCATTGCCACTTTTATCGGCGGCATGATCGGGGTATTTTCGGGTTATTTTGGCGGCTGGTTTGAAACCTTGATGATGCGTTTCATTGATGTGGTGCTGACTTTGCCGTTTTTGCCTTTAATGCTTGTCATTGCCGTTTATATCGGGCCCGGCGCTTTCACCCAAATCTTGGTCATCACGCTGGTGATGTGGGCAGGAAAGGCGCGGCAAATCCGTGCCCAGACCTTGTCGATCAAAGGCGCGGGTCCGGTGCTCGCTGCCAAATCGATGGGTGCCGGGCATTTCTATCTATTTAAGAAACACATCCTGCCCGGCGTTTTCCCGCTGTTCATCCCGCAATTTGTTGGGGCGGTCAATGCCGCAATCCTGCTGGAGTCTTCGCTGAGTTTCCTTGGCATGAGCGACCCGCTTATGAAGAGCTGGGGCAGTATTTTGTATTACGCGAATAACCGCAGCGCCTTTTTAACGGAAGCATGGATGTGGTGGATCATTCCGCCGGGCATCTGCATTGTCCTCGTCGTACTGGCCTTTTCGTTTATCGGCTATTATTTGGAAGAAAAAGTGAATCCTCGGCTGCGCGCTTATGTGCCGGCAAGAAAGCGGCCAAAGCAGGACATTGTCGTGCGGGAAGACCTACTGGAAAAAAACATGGTGCTGCGCATTGACGGCATGACCGTCAAATATCCGAAAAAGGGCCGTTACACGCCGGTCGTTTCGGACGTATCGCTCTATGTGAACGAAGGAGAAGTGATGGGGATTGTTGGAGAATCAGGCAGCGGGAAGACCACGGTCGCTTCTGCCATCATCCAGCAGTTGAAAGAGCCTGCCCGGATGGAAGTGGAAGGCATTTATTTTGAAGGCAAAGACCTCCAGCGTTTCAGCGATGAAGAAATCCGCCAAGTTCGGGGCAATCAAATCGGCTATATCGCGCAAGCCGCAATGAACGCGCTGAATCCGGTCATTTCCATCGAAAAACAATTGGCAGAAGCGGTTGGAGCGCATTATAAATTACCGGCTGCCGAACTGAGCCGCCGAATCGATGAAGCGCTCCTGCAAGTCGGGCTTGAGTTGAAGTGGCGCCGCGCGTTTCCGCATCAATTGTCCGGCGGTATGCGCCAGCGCGTCGTCATTGCAATGGCACTCATCAACCGGCCGAAATTTGTCATTGCGGATGAACCGACCACAGGGCTTGATGTCATGGTCCAGGTCGAAATTCTGGAACTGCTGCAAAAACTGCAGAGGGAATTGAACTTATCGATGATTTTCATTTCGCACGATTTGCCGGCTGTACTGAAAATCACCGACCGGCTTGCCGTTATGAAATACGGTTATATCGTCGATGGCGGTGCATCGCTGGAATTGGCCGAGCATTCGACTCATCCCTATACGCGGAGACTTATTGATTCGATTCCATTATTGACTGAAAAGAAACAGGAAGCGGTGGTAGGCAGATGA
- a CDS encoding cell division protein FtsX codes for MNRHLVDYMMQDSWQGLKRNPLSTFASIFFIALALLLIGILLSVRLVAVEAIDYVESQLTMKVYINEALNAEEVAAILAEKEYVEKARVENGNENLEKLAGFFNGKEHLMDAFRNGAMQDAVKLQVADKTELADIAKELEAINGIDQVVYPQQMAILLDSWITNLERYGTASAAALVGIAFLMVYFTFHLALYKRQQELAVKLFVGMSPKAVRAQFLIEAALFSLIGAAIAILLTVCFQVAVLVPFLDKLPFLGRLEGSDIAAVVVLQLLLALVIGLAASRLSTRKGIADG; via the coding sequence ATGAACAGGCATTTAGTTGACTATATGATGCAAGATTCCTGGCAGGGTTTAAAGCGCAACCCATTAAGTACGTTCGCTTCCATCTTCTTCATTGCGCTCGCCTTGCTGCTGATTGGAATCCTGTTGTCCGTTCGGCTGGTCGCTGTAGAGGCGATTGATTACGTGGAATCCCAGCTGACAATGAAAGTGTATATTAATGAAGCGCTGAATGCAGAAGAAGTAGCCGCTATTCTAGCGGAAAAAGAGTATGTCGAAAAGGCTAGAGTTGAAAACGGAAATGAAAATTTAGAAAAACTGGCAGGTTTTTTTAATGGCAAAGAGCATTTGATGGATGCTTTCCGGAATGGTGCCATGCAGGATGCGGTAAAGCTGCAAGTTGCCGATAAAACCGAGTTGGCGGATATTGCGAAAGAACTGGAAGCCATCAACGGCATTGATCAAGTGGTGTACCCGCAGCAAATGGCCATCCTGCTGGATTCCTGGATCACCAATTTAGAGCGCTATGGCACGGCTTCAGCCGCCGCATTAGTCGGAATCGCCTTTTTGATGGTGTATTTCACATTCCATCTCGCTTTGTATAAACGGCAGCAGGAACTTGCCGTGAAATTATTTGTAGGAATGAGTCCGAAAGCTGTAAGAGCACAATTTTTGATAGAAGCGGCTTTGTTCAGTCTCATTGGGGCGGCGATAGCCATCCTGTTGACTGTCTGTTTTCAAGTGGCCGTTTTGGTTCCGTTTCTCGACAAGCTGCCGTTTCTCGGCCGATTGGAAGGTTCGGATATTGCTGCCGTAGTGGTCCTGCAGCTGCTATTGGCTTTAGTCATTGGCTTGGCGGCAAGCCGCCTGTCCACAAGAAAAGGGATTGCCGATGGCTAA
- a CDS encoding ABC transporter ATP-binding protein, which yields MPAQKKVMPVHEPVFSLKNTHFRFPDDQENTLKDLTFDIFPGERVVISGPSGSGKSTLLYLLNRLYPLNCDGILSGSIRMFGKRAEDYTPGEINYRVATVFQDPDSQFCMPTVEAELAFTLENLHVPFTEMESRITDVLSLTELTPMRHAVIQSLSGGMKQRVATACALIMKPEVLLLDEPISHLDPYTAKQFITWLDRLQKQFGLTVVAVEHRLDLWESFFDRGIQLDKDGRILADQRFVQRAAMTFPRRVTSLREPFSLRVSGLSTSVNGKSLLHPLSFSVKRGEVTVVAGPNGSGKSTLLKTLCGIYKSSGGTVESDGLGYVPQSPEYLFLTQRIKDEIAYSASSTPAEVQNLMERLRLTDIQNAHPFAVSHGQKRRVAIAAMLADKRQVLLMDEPTSGQDAAALQALARLIAERANEGISILIVTHDMEFAAAVADFILLIKDGRLTGKFACKELWANEELLESHHLLVPKGVKLRAESFA from the coding sequence TTGCCCGCGCAGAAAAAGGTGATGCCGGTGCATGAGCCGGTGTTTTCATTGAAAAATACCCATTTCCGTTTTCCGGATGACCAGGAAAACACGCTGAAAGATCTTACATTCGATATCTTTCCGGGAGAGCGCGTCGTCATATCCGGGCCGAGTGGCAGCGGCAAAAGCACTTTGCTGTACTTATTGAACCGGTTGTATCCGCTGAACTGCGACGGAATTCTGAGCGGCAGCATCCGCATGTTCGGCAAAAGAGCAGAAGATTATACACCCGGAGAAATCAACTACCGGGTCGCAACCGTGTTCCAGGACCCCGACTCCCAGTTTTGCATGCCGACCGTTGAAGCAGAACTGGCGTTTACACTGGAAAACCTCCATGTCCCTTTTACGGAAATGGAGAGCCGGATAACAGATGTCCTTTCATTAACTGAATTGACGCCAATGCGCCATGCGGTGATCCAGTCTTTATCGGGCGGCATGAAACAGCGCGTGGCAACCGCATGTGCATTGATCATGAAACCGGAAGTGCTCTTGCTGGATGAACCCATTTCCCATCTCGACCCCTATACAGCCAAGCAGTTTATCACCTGGCTAGACAGGCTGCAGAAACAATTTGGATTGACGGTTGTGGCTGTCGAGCACCGGCTTGATCTTTGGGAATCATTTTTCGACCGCGGTATCCAACTGGACAAAGACGGACGCATTCTCGCTGATCAGCGCTTTGTCCAAAGGGCGGCAATGACATTCCCCAGACGGGTAACTAGTCTTCGAGAACCCTTTTCTTTGCGGGTTTCCGGGCTGTCCACTAGCGTCAACGGGAAAAGCTTGCTCCATCCGCTGTCGTTTTCCGTCAAGCGCGGGGAAGTCACGGTCGTTGCCGGGCCGAATGGCAGCGGAAAATCGACATTGCTGAAGACGCTGTGCGGCATCTACAAAAGTTCTGGCGGAACCGTCGAATCGGACGGCCTCGGCTACGTGCCGCAATCGCCTGAGTACCTGTTTCTGACACAGCGAATTAAAGATGAAATAGCCTATTCGGCTTCGTCTACTCCAGCGGAGGTCCAGAATTTGATGGAGCGCCTGCGGTTAACAGACATTCAAAATGCGCATCCGTTCGCTGTCAGCCACGGGCAAAAGCGGCGGGTCGCAATCGCCGCGATGCTCGCAGACAAACGGCAAGTGCTGCTGATGGATGAACCGACTTCCGGGCAGGACGCTGCGGCACTGCAGGCATTAGCGCGGTTGATTGCAGAACGGGCAAACGAAGGCATATCTATTTTGATCGTCACGCACGACATGGAATTTGCAGCAGCCGTTGCCGATTTCATTCTTCTTATCAAAGACGGTAGACTGACGGGGAAATTTGCGTGTAAGGAATTATGGGCTAATGAAGAATTGCTGGAGTCGCATCATTTGCTTGTGCCAAAAGGAGTGAAGCTTCGTGCGGAATCTTTTGCATGA
- a CDS encoding ABC transporter permease: MNSNFSALGKKLIQYALVLFVAVTINFLLPRLAPGDPLLYFFDEGTLKELTAAQKQTALDSMGLGGSLFEQYIIYLKGIVSFDFGVSIKYGLPAMDMILERLPWTLILIGPAMLLSALAGVAVGAFSAWNRGKARDVSMLTVMLTFQAVPGFWIGMLFIAIFAVQLGWFPTYGAMSIVQDGTALGWLKDLARHLVLPIATLSIATVGSNYLLTRSSMLESLGQDYVVMAEAKGVTKKRLIFNHGLRNALLPVYTHFMMNLGTLIGGSVVVETVFSYPGIGRLLYESVVARDFPMMQAVFLMITAGVVAANILADLSYPLIDPRAKSVRRIKEEG, translated from the coding sequence ATGAATTCCAATTTTTCAGCTCTCGGGAAAAAATTGATCCAGTATGCCTTGGTGCTGTTTGTGGCTGTCACGATTAATTTTCTGTTGCCGCGTTTAGCTCCGGGCGACCCGTTATTGTATTTCTTCGATGAAGGAACTTTGAAAGAACTGACAGCTGCTCAAAAACAGACAGCGCTCGACTCGATGGGACTTGGCGGTTCGCTGTTTGAACAATACATCATTTACCTGAAAGGAATTGTCAGTTTCGATTTCGGCGTTTCGATCAAATACGGCCTGCCGGCAATGGACATGATATTGGAACGGCTGCCTTGGACATTGATCCTAATTGGCCCTGCGATGCTTTTGAGTGCTTTGGCCGGCGTTGCTGTCGGTGCTTTTTCTGCTTGGAACCGCGGCAAGGCAAGGGATGTTTCCATGTTGACTGTGATGCTGACTTTCCAGGCGGTACCGGGATTTTGGATAGGCATGCTGTTCATCGCCATATTCGCGGTGCAGCTTGGCTGGTTTCCGACTTATGGTGCGATGTCGATCGTCCAGGACGGCACGGCGCTCGGCTGGCTGAAGGACCTTGCACGGCATCTCGTTTTGCCGATTGCAACACTTAGCATTGCCACAGTCGGATCGAACTATCTATTGACGCGGTCGTCGATGCTGGAATCGCTCGGCCAGGATTATGTCGTGATGGCAGAAGCGAAAGGCGTCACCAAAAAGCGTTTGATCTTCAATCACGGCTTACGCAATGCGCTATTGCCGGTTTATACCCATTTTATGATGAATCTTGGTACTTTGATCGGCGGTTCTGTCGTCGTAGAGACCGTATTTTCTTATCCCGGAATCGGTCGGCTGTTGTATGAAAGCGTCGTAGCGAGGGACTTTCCAATGATGCAGGCAGTTTTTTTGATGATTACGGCCGGCGTTGTTGCAGCAAACATCCTGGCAGATCTCAGCTATCCGTTGATTGACCCACGGGCTAAATCGGTAAGACGCATAAAGGAGGAAGGCTGA
- a CDS encoding ABC transporter ATP-binding protein, translating to MSLLLNVDSLRKAYGQTKKEKTAVLEDVSFSLQCGEIVGLIGASGAGKSTVGRILASLEQQDAGTIWFDGCDLTDLTGKKRRVFAKDIQMIFQDPYGSLSSRMRISDLVEEPLLIQKSEKDPAKRRMRVEEALELVSLDPKKYAMRFPHELSGGERQRVGVARALVCRPKLIVCDEPTSMLDTSLRLELLVLLKKLNKQFGIAYLFITHDIALTKGFCQRLLVLYEGRIVDQGETDSVIEQPDHPFTIRLIEALKKLENSKGE from the coding sequence ATGAGCTTGTTGCTGAATGTAGACAGCCTGCGGAAAGCATATGGACAAACGAAAAAAGAAAAGACAGCGGTGTTGGAAGATGTGTCATTCAGCTTGCAGTGCGGGGAAATTGTCGGCTTGATCGGTGCATCCGGTGCCGGAAAAAGCACAGTGGGCCGCATACTCGCAAGCTTGGAACAGCAAGATGCCGGGACCATCTGGTTTGATGGCTGTGATTTGACTGATTTGACGGGAAAGAAGCGGCGGGTATTCGCAAAAGACATCCAAATGATTTTTCAGGACCCTTATGGCTCCTTATCGAGCCGAATGCGCATTTCAGACTTAGTGGAAGAGCCCTTGCTCATCCAGAAGAGTGAAAAAGACCCGGCAAAAAGGCGCATGCGGGTTGAGGAAGCCCTGGAATTGGTGTCGCTTGATCCAAAGAAATATGCGATGCGTTTCCCGCATGAACTGTCAGGCGGAGAACGGCAGCGTGTCGGGGTGGCCCGGGCGCTCGTATGCCGGCCGAAACTGATTGTTTGCGACGAGCCCACTTCGATGCTCGATACGTCATTGCGGCTGGAGCTGCTTGTCCTTCTGAAAAAGTTGAATAAGCAGTTCGGCATCGCTTATTTGTTTATCACACACGACATCGCGTTGACGAAAGGTTTCTGCCAACGTTTGCTGGTTCTGTATGAAGGCCGCATCGTCGATCAAGGAGAAACCGATTCTGTTATCGAACAGCCGGATCATCCGTTTACGATTCGATTGATAGAAGCATTAAAAAAATTGGAGAACAGCAAAGGAGAATAA
- a CDS encoding energy-coupling factor transporter transmembrane component T family protein, protein MRNLLHDMNPSVKFIVVTLSMVAIAFFFNPWTPLIFWMGVLLFQVFLSRLNWKVWALFMLPFAIGAFGYLWTTIVFGAKTGGQIIWSFAGLDITDEQLETALSLSFRVLAFSTLSLMFAFTTDPVKFIMSLMQQLKLSPKIAYGVMVGYQFLPVMKDEFTQIQQAQRLRGAVEEKNVFKRLLDMRRVLMPMLAGAVRKAERSAFAMEARGFTGEARTDYYQPIRIGRIDFWMSALFALLLAASCLGGIWLS, encoded by the coding sequence GTGCGGAATCTTTTGCATGACATGAACCCGTCCGTAAAATTCATTGTCGTGACTTTGTCAATGGTCGCCATTGCCTTTTTCTTCAATCCCTGGACACCGCTGATTTTCTGGATGGGTGTTTTACTTTTCCAAGTTTTCCTGAGCCGGCTCAATTGGAAAGTATGGGCGCTGTTCATGCTGCCGTTTGCTATCGGTGCTTTCGGTTATTTATGGACAACCATTGTGTTCGGCGCAAAAACCGGCGGCCAAATCATCTGGTCGTTCGCCGGCTTGGATATCACCGATGAACAACTGGAGACAGCCCTGTCCCTCTCTTTCCGGGTCTTGGCGTTTTCCACTTTGTCTCTGATGTTCGCGTTCACAACCGATCCGGTAAAATTTATCATGAGCTTGATGCAGCAATTGAAATTATCTCCGAAAATTGCTTATGGCGTGATGGTCGGCTATCAATTCCTTCCGGTCATGAAAGACGAATTCACTCAAATCCAACAGGCACAGCGCTTGCGCGGAGCCGTCGAGGAAAAGAATGTATTCAAGCGGCTGCTGGATATGCGGCGAGTGCTGATGCCGATGCTTGCCGGCGCTGTGCGTAAAGCGGAACGCTCCGCTTTCGCCATGGAAGCCCGCGGATTTACCGGTGAAGCACGAACCGACTATTACCAACCCATCCGGATTGGCCGCATTGATTTTTGGATGTCTGCCCTTTTTGCATTGCTGCTGGCTGCCAGCTGTCTGGGAGGGATTTGGTTAAGCTGA
- a CDS encoding YkoF family thiamine/hydroxymethylpyrimidine-binding protein, whose protein sequence is MEPLQCGTSPIVGFRFSLHPMTGDFIKVIKGALNETDTTNVWMHTDDVSTVIRGKQNHVFNTAKALTLHAAKTGEHVALSGTFSIGCPGDSAGDVYLDKDDVLLNTDDTKQYVSSQFALYPMNNPDYMTVIYREVDRAKAQGVFNESMHYASGIHGDIHEVFAFYEEAFTNARSEEHRHLVMTVSMSINSPSHGGKNDA, encoded by the coding sequence ATGGAACCACTGCAATGCGGCACAAGCCCGATTGTCGGATTTCGCTTTTCTTTGCATCCGATGACCGGCGATTTTATCAAAGTAATCAAAGGGGCTTTGAACGAAACAGATACAACGAACGTCTGGATGCATACCGATGACGTCTCGACTGTGATTCGTGGCAAACAGAACCATGTCTTCAATACGGCGAAAGCACTTACGCTGCACGCAGCCAAGACCGGCGAACATGTTGCATTGTCCGGAACATTTTCAATCGGCTGCCCGGGAGATTCTGCGGGCGATGTCTACTTGGACAAAGATGACGTACTGCTGAATACCGATGACACGAAGCAATACGTGTCATCGCAATTTGCGCTGTATCCGATGAACAACCCGGATTACATGACCGTTATTTACCGCGAAGTCGACCGTGCAAAGGCGCAGGGCGTCTTTAACGAATCGATGCATTACGCGAGCGGCATCCACGGCGATATCCATGAGGTCTTCGCGTTTTACGAAGAAGCATTTACGAATGCCCGCTCCGAAGAGCACCGCCATTTGGTCATGACGGTATCAATGAGCATCAACAGTCCTTCGCATGGAGGCAAAAACGATGCTTAA